Proteins from a single region of Chloroflexota bacterium:
- a CDS encoding cob(I)yrinic acid a,c-diamide adenosyltransferase — MGTRKLYTRAGDEGYTSVLGRERVPKYDLRPTAYGTVDETTSLLGLAKTAARSSRTVEILQQVQRDLYALMADLATLPDASPRPPWLKPERVEWLEDQTDALGREVEIPLAFILPGDSHCGALLDVARAVARRAERHVAQLYHQDGLRNSDPLRYLNRLSSLLFVLARFEDRAAGVEEFTRADLE; from the coding sequence ATGGGCACCCGAAAGCTATACACCCGGGCTGGCGATGAGGGCTATACCAGCGTGTTGGGACGGGAGCGCGTCCCCAAGTACGATCTGCGCCCCACCGCGTATGGCACTGTGGATGAGACGACCTCGTTGCTGGGTTTGGCGAAGACGGCGGCGCGTTCCTCCCGCACGGTGGAGATCCTTCAACAGGTCCAGCGAGATCTGTATGCCCTGATGGCGGACCTGGCCACCCTGCCTGATGCCTCCCCTCGCCCTCCCTGGCTGAAGCCCGAGCGCGTTGAGTGGCTGGAGGATCAGACGGACGCTCTGGGGCGAGAGGTGGAGATCCCCCTGGCCTTCATCCTGCCCGGCGACAGCCACTGCGGTGCCCTGCTGGACGTGGCGCGGGCGGTGGCCCGCCGGGCGGAGCGGCACGTCGCGCAGCTATATCACCAGGATGGGCTTCGCAACAGCGACCCGTTGCGGTATCTGAACCGGCTGTCCTCCCTGCTGTTCGTGCTGGCCCGCTTTGAGGACCGCGCGGCCGGGGTTGAGGAGTTCACCCGGGCGGATCTGGAGTAG
- a CDS encoding DEAD/DEAH box helicase, which produces MSISQAVEALRLDPRFMRHVVAWRRLPRRPGVYVPLPASLDRRLRAALEARGIDRLYVHQAAAFSAVERGQHVVIVTPTASGKTLCYNLPVLSRLLQDPESCALYLFPTKALAHDQLAELTAFLEELGLPPDWANTYDGDTPRAGRAPIRRTARLVLSNPDMLHVGILPYHTRWDRFFARLRYVILDELHTYRGVFGSHMANVLRRLRRICRFYGSDPQFICASATIANPAELASRLIGAPVALIDRDGSPSGEKHFILYNPPLVNAELGIRRSPVLEAQRIAGRLLEHEVQVIVFARARLTTEVLLTYLRDAAGRQGLRPQAVRGYRGGYLPSQRREIERELREGVVRAVVATNALELGIDIGHLGAAVLTGYPGTIASTWQQAGRAGRQGDLSLAILVAGGGVLDQYIAAHPEFLFERDPEQALINPDNLIILTNHIRCAAFELPFRRGEPFGDIEDVTPILEYLAEEGDLYPGPESWHWISQAYPAEFVSLRTASPDRFVILARRDGEPPQSIGEMDRFSVPMLLHEGAVYLHEGQSYLVEELDWEGGRAWVREAEVDYYTRASVTESVQVREVRAEDRRGGVQRAYGEVSVVARATGYRKVRRYTHENLGWGEISLPEQELETTAFWLCFLDEALDSLREAGQWVGDALDYGPGWETQRRRARERDRFRCAQCGAPERDGRQHDVHHIRPLRAFLLEAQRRGEEITKAYERANRLENLVTLCPACHRRAERGVRTRTGLSGLAHVLSHVASIHLMCDPRDLGVVVEARSPHTGYPTVTLYEKVPAGVGLAQRLFEIAPELLSGCRDVVVQCRCTTGCPACVGPVLDESPLADPKELTLALIEAARHPWIRPV; this is translated from the coding sequence CGGGCGTTTACGTCCCCCTCCCGGCCTCCCTGGATCGCCGATTGCGAGCGGCCCTGGAGGCTCGGGGCATTGATCGGCTCTACGTTCACCAGGCAGCGGCGTTTTCAGCCGTGGAGCGGGGGCAACATGTAGTGATCGTCACCCCCACGGCATCGGGCAAGACCCTCTGCTACAATCTCCCCGTCCTCTCTCGTCTGCTTCAGGACCCCGAGTCGTGTGCCCTTTACCTGTTCCCGACCAAAGCGCTGGCTCACGACCAGCTGGCCGAGCTGACGGCCTTCCTGGAGGAGTTGGGGTTGCCTCCGGACTGGGCCAACACGTACGATGGGGATACCCCGCGCGCCGGGCGTGCCCCCATACGGCGCACAGCCCGACTGGTGTTGAGCAATCCGGACATGCTTCATGTGGGCATCCTGCCCTATCATACCCGCTGGGACCGCTTCTTCGCCCGGCTGCGCTACGTGATCCTCGACGAGTTGCACACGTATCGTGGCGTGTTCGGCTCCCATATGGCGAACGTGCTCCGCCGTCTGCGACGCATCTGTCGTTTCTACGGCAGCGATCCCCAGTTCATCTGTGCCTCCGCCACCATCGCCAACCCCGCGGAGCTGGCCTCCCGTTTGATCGGCGCCCCCGTTGCCCTGATCGATCGGGACGGATCGCCCTCCGGCGAGAAGCACTTCATCCTCTACAACCCGCCCCTCGTGAACGCCGAGCTGGGCATACGGCGTAGTCCGGTGCTAGAGGCCCAGCGCATCGCCGGCCGCCTGCTGGAGCACGAGGTCCAGGTCATCGTCTTCGCCCGGGCGCGGCTGACCACGGAGGTCCTGTTGACATATCTGCGTGACGCGGCTGGCCGTCAGGGCCTGCGCCCTCAGGCGGTGCGCGGCTATCGGGGCGGGTACCTCCCCTCGCAGCGGCGTGAGATCGAGCGCGAGCTCCGAGAGGGGGTGGTGCGGGCCGTGGTGGCCACCAACGCTCTGGAGCTGGGGATCGACATCGGTCACCTCGGCGCGGCGGTGCTCACCGGCTATCCGGGCACCATCGCCTCGACCTGGCAGCAGGCCGGCCGCGCCGGTCGCCAGGGGGACCTCTCCCTTGCTATCCTGGTCGCCGGAGGGGGCGTGCTGGATCAGTACATCGCCGCTCACCCGGAGTTCCTGTTCGAGCGGGACCCGGAACAGGCGTTGATCAACCCGGACAACCTGATCATCCTCACCAATCATATCCGCTGCGCGGCCTTTGAGCTGCCCTTCCGACGGGGTGAGCCGTTCGGCGACATCGAGGACGTGACCCCTATTCTGGAATACCTGGCCGAGGAGGGGGACCTCTATCCGGGCCCGGAGTCGTGGCACTGGATCAGCCAGGCCTATCCTGCCGAGTTCGTCTCGTTGCGCACGGCGTCGCCGGATCGCTTCGTCATCCTGGCCCGGCGGGATGGCGAGCCGCCCCAGTCCATCGGGGAGATGGATCGTTTCAGCGTTCCCATGTTGCTCCACGAGGGAGCCGTGTACCTGCATGAGGGGCAGAGCTACCTGGTCGAGGAGCTGGATTGGGAGGGGGGACGGGCATGGGTGCGAGAGGCGGAGGTGGATTATTATACCCGGGCCAGCGTGACGGAGTCGGTCCAGGTGCGAGAGGTGCGCGCGGAGGATCGGCGGGGGGGCGTCCAGCGGGCGTATGGCGAGGTGTCGGTCGTCGCCCGGGCTACAGGGTACCGGAAGGTGCGTCGGTACACGCATGAGAACCTCGGTTGGGGGGAGATCTCCCTGCCTGAGCAGGAGCTGGAGACGACCGCCTTCTGGTTGTGCTTCCTTGATGAGGCCCTGGACTCCCTGCGGGAGGCGGGGCAGTGGGTGGGCGACGCGTTGGATTACGGCCCGGGCTGGGAGACGCAACGACGCCGGGCGAGGGAGCGAGACCGCTTTCGCTGTGCCCAGTGCGGTGCTCCGGAGCGGGACGGCCGGCAGCATGACGTGCACCATATTCGACCGCTGAGGGCGTTCCTTCTGGAGGCTCAGCGGCGTGGTGAGGAGATCACGAAGGCCTACGAGAGGGCCAATCGCCTGGAGAACCTGGTTACCCTCTGTCCTGCGTGCCATCGACGGGCGGAGCGCGGCGTGCGCACGCGTACGGGGCTCTCCGGTCTGGCGCATGTCCTCTCGCACGTGGCCTCCATCCACCTGATGTGCGATCCCCGTGATCTGGGCGTCGTCGTGGAGGCCCGTTCTCCCCACACAGGATATCCCACGGTCACGCTGTATGAGAAGGTGCCCGCCGGCGTCGGCCTGGCGCAACGCCTGTTCGAGATCGCCCCGGAGCTGCTGAGCGGCTGCCGGGATGTGGTCGTCCAGTGTCGCTGCACTACCGGATGCCCCGCCTGTGTCGGCCCGGTGCTGGACGAAAGCCCTTTGGCCGATCCCAAGGAGCTCACATTGGCCCTGATCGAAGCCGCCCGGCATCCCTGGATTCGTCCCGTTTGA
- a CDS encoding aminotransferase class I/II-fold pyridoxal phosphate-dependent enzyme has product MCGSNNYLGLTTHPKVREAAIEAVRRYGTSCTGSRFLNGTLVLHEQLEAELAEFVGKEAALVFSTGYQTNLGTISCLVGRNDVVILDRDDHASIVDGCRLSFGEIKRYRHNDMADLERVLQSVPDQAGKLVVVDGVFSMGGDIAPLPEIVALCQKYGARLMVDDAHSVGVLGGGRGTAAHFGLTDQVDLIMCTFSKSFASLGGFIAGDAPIIDYIKHHARSLIFSASMPPSNIAACLAALDVMRNEPERIERLLHNARRMKEGLTSLGFNTGQTETPIIPVIIGDDMLTFHMWRRLFEEGVFVNPVISPAVPPKQQLLRTSYMATHTDEQLDQVLDTFAKVGREVGII; this is encoded by the coding sequence ATGTGTGGCTCGAACAACTACCTGGGGCTCACGACCCATCCCAAAGTCCGAGAGGCGGCCATCGAGGCGGTCCGGCGATATGGCACCAGTTGTACCGGCTCCCGCTTTTTGAACGGAACCCTGGTCCTCCACGAGCAGCTGGAGGCCGAGCTGGCCGAGTTCGTGGGTAAGGAGGCCGCGCTGGTGTTCAGCACGGGCTACCAGACCAACCTGGGCACGATCTCCTGCCTGGTGGGGCGCAATGACGTCGTGATCCTGGATCGAGACGATCACGCCAGCATCGTGGATGGGTGCCGTCTCTCCTTCGGGGAGATCAAGCGCTACCGTCACAACGATATGGCGGACCTGGAGCGAGTGCTTCAGTCTGTCCCCGACCAGGCGGGGAAGCTGGTGGTGGTCGACGGCGTGTTCAGCATGGGCGGGGACATCGCGCCGCTCCCGGAGATCGTCGCGCTATGCCAGAAGTACGGGGCCCGGCTCATGGTGGACGATGCGCACTCCGTGGGCGTGCTGGGCGGCGGCCGTGGCACGGCCGCGCACTTCGGCCTGACCGATCAGGTGGACCTCATCATGTGCACCTTCTCAAAATCCTTCGCCTCGCTGGGAGGCTTCATCGCCGGTGATGCTCCCATCATCGACTACATCAAGCATCACGCCCGGTCCCTGATCTTCAGCGCCAGTATGCCACCCTCGAACATCGCGGCCTGTCTGGCGGCCCTTGACGTGATGCGGAACGAGCCGGAGCGTATCGAGCGGCTGTTGCACAATGCCCGCAGGATGAAGGAGGGCCTGACCAGCCTGGGGTTCAACACGGGGCAGACCGAGACGCCCATCATCCCGGTGATCATCGGCGACGATATGCTGACCTTCCACATGTGGCGACGTCTGTTCGAGGAGGGCGTGTTCGTCAACCCCGTCATCTCGCCCGCCGTCCCGCCCAAGCAGCAGCTTTTGCGCACCAGCTACATGGCCACCCACACCGATGAGCAGCTCGATCAGGTGCTGGATACGTTTGCGAAGGTGGGGCGAGAGGTGGGGATCATCTGA
- a CDS encoding NAD-dependent epimerase/dehydratase family protein: protein MTTLVTGATGFIGRHLTRALCRLGEPVRILARRTSDLRPLADLPVEVIYGDLTDPAAVEEAVRGVRRVFNCAGTASDWGPWEAFQAANITGVDYLLRAARRESHLERFVHISTTDVYGYPNRRHVTEDAPWVDRRMYYNSSKIAGERLAWRAYHEHGVPLTVIRPASVYGPEDPHYVSEILALLQSGSMVLIDEGKPIAGLAYVENVVDLLLLAAERPAAVGQAFNASDGTEITWRDFTDRLATIAGTPTARWSLPHDVAYALGWALEHLWRWLRLSSRPLLTRQAVENIGTHQDFSIAKARRMLGYTPRVGFDEGMERVAQWLHDVGALGSSQQRRPLQRYR, encoded by the coding sequence GTGACGACGTTGGTGACCGGAGCGACGGGCTTCATCGGTCGGCACCTGACCCGGGCGCTCTGCCGGCTGGGCGAACCGGTGCGAATCCTCGCCCGTCGTACCAGCGATCTGCGCCCGCTGGCCGATCTCCCCGTCGAGGTGATCTACGGGGATCTGACGGACCCGGCCGCGGTGGAGGAGGCCGTGCGAGGCGTGCGTCGCGTCTTCAACTGCGCCGGCACGGCCAGCGACTGGGGCCCCTGGGAGGCGTTTCAGGCGGCCAACATCACCGGGGTGGACTACCTGCTGCGCGCGGCCCGGCGGGAGTCGCATCTGGAGCGGTTCGTCCACATCTCGACGACGGACGTCTACGGCTATCCTAACCGACGGCACGTCACCGAGGACGCCCCGTGGGTGGACCGCCGCATGTACTACAACAGCAGCAAGATCGCGGGGGAACGGCTGGCCTGGCGCGCCTATCACGAGCACGGCGTGCCTCTGACAGTGATCCGCCCCGCCTCCGTGTACGGCCCCGAGGACCCCCATTACGTCAGCGAGATCCTGGCGCTGTTGCAGAGCGGATCTATGGTGCTGATCGATGAGGGAAAGCCCATCGCCGGCCTGGCCTACGTGGAGAACGTCGTGGACCTCCTGCTGCTGGCGGCCGAGCGGCCGGCCGCGGTGGGGCAGGCGTTCAACGCCAGCGACGGCACGGAGATTACCTGGCGAGACTTCACCGATCGCCTGGCGACCATCGCGGGCACGCCGACCGCCCGGTGGTCGCTGCCCCACGACGTGGCATACGCGCTCGGCTGGGCCCTGGAGCACCTATGGCGATGGCTGCGGCTGTCGTCTCGGCCGCTTCTGACCCGCCAGGCGGTCGAGAACATCGGCACGCACCAGGACTTCAGCATCGCGAAGGCCCGGCGCATGTTGGGATATACCCCTCGCGTCGGCTTCGACGAGGGAATGGAGCGAGTCGCCCAATGGCTGCACGACGTCGGCGCCCTGGGATCATCCCAGCAGCGCCGCCCACTTCAACGCTATCGCTGA
- a CDS encoding YjbQ family protein, whose translation MYYPIYYLRQITEEIMVVTQYIALDTRGHGEVIDVTERVSQAVAESGITNGLVTVFSPSATSGLTTLEYEPGCVADLQALFERIAPESIDYRHNLRWGDGNGHAHIRAALLKASFTVPIVNGRLTLGTWQHIVFVDFDVRPRHRELVVQCMGE comes from the coding sequence ATGTACTATCCCATCTACTACCTACGACAGATCACGGAGGAGATCATGGTGGTCACCCAATACATCGCCTTAGACACGCGCGGCCACGGCGAGGTGATCGACGTGACGGAGAGGGTGTCGCAAGCGGTGGCCGAAAGCGGCATCACCAACGGTCTCGTCACTGTGTTCAGCCCCAGCGCCACCAGCGGGCTGACCACGCTGGAATACGAGCCGGGATGCGTGGCCGATCTCCAGGCGCTCTTCGAGCGCATCGCGCCCGAGTCCATCGACTATCGCCACAACCTGCGCTGGGGGGATGGCAACGGACACGCCCATATCCGGGCCGCGCTGCTGAAGGCCTCCTTTACGGTGCCGATCGTGAACGGCCGGCTGACGCTGGGGACCTGGCAGCACATCGTCTTCGTGGACTTCGACGTCCGGCCGCGCCATCGCGAGCTGGTCGTGCAATGCATGGGGGAATGA